In a genomic window of Glycine max cultivar Williams 82 chromosome 13, Glycine_max_v4.0, whole genome shotgun sequence:
- the LOC100809189 gene encoding LOW QUALITY PROTEIN: stem-specific protein TSJT1 (The sequence of the model RefSeq protein was modified relative to this genomic sequence to represent the inferred CDS: deleted 2 bases in 1 codon), which produces MLAVFAKAIGKPPEELRLPAMGSNNKTPEEIVQKFQSLWPDSAVYNLPHGNFMALSHEDESPIHPRSIVVLDDIFCIFMGSLANIAELRHHYGLARQATEAMIVIEAYKALRDRAPYPPDQVVKHLDGKFAFIIFDAKTYTLFKARDREGSVKFQWGMARDGSLVCSDDPTIIREGCGNII; this is translated from the exons ATGTTGGCGGTGTTTGCAAAAGCCATTGGAAAACCACCGGAGGAACTGAGGCTTCCGGCAATGGGGTCCAATAAT AAGACCCCAGAAGAAATTGTACAGAAATTTCAATCTTTGTGGCCGGATTCTGCGGTTTACAACCTTCCACATGGGAATTTTATGGCACTGTCCCATGAAGATGAAAGTCCAATACACCCCAG GTCTATTGTTGTTTTGGATGatatcttttgcatttttatggGATCTCTAGCAAACATAGCTGAGCTTAGACATCATTATGGGCTCGCAAGACAAGCAACAGAAGCCATGATTGTGATTGAAGCCTATAAGGCCCTAAGAGATCGCGCTCCCTACCCACCTGACCAAGTTGTTAAACATCTTGATGGAAAATTCGCATTCATCATCTTTGATGCCAAGACATATACTCTTTTTAAAGCCAGG GATCGTGAAGGAAGTGTGAAATTTCAATGGGGAATGGCAAGAGATGGATCCTTAGTCTGTTCTGATGACCCTACAATCATCAGAGAGGGATGTGGAAACATCatatag